From Camelina sativa cultivar DH55 chromosome 7, Cs, whole genome shotgun sequence, one genomic window encodes:
- the LOC104703985 gene encoding kinesin-like protein KIN-14G isoform X2: MSSRLGQDANMNGVYVRSDGSSILSFDGSESRESMNDDNKKGHQSLVEWLNETLPYLKLPWEASEDELRVCLRDGTVLCSLLNQLSPGSMRMGGSFEPASIKIERFLTAMDEMALPRFEVSDIEQGEMVPVLQSLKALKASFSDGSYDKNSLSARRRWSLPEDHSDSRGDERNFTDEFQSKEGSEIDISDAKISELLKSNSLRNAPTRSLFDMLDKLLDESMTKMNGHVSHAMASLLSALVQVIEQRISNQADNLKNQNILFRVREEKYRSRIKVLETLAAGTTKENEIVTNCMEHIKLEKNRIEERERSEEKDVVRLRKEKERSDAEIRKLKQELKVVKETHENQCLDLEAKAQKTRDELEKKLRDAELHVVDSSRKVKELEKLCQSKSQRWEKKECIYQNFIDNHSGALQELNATSMSIKHEVLMTQRKYFEDLNYYGLKLKGVADAAKNYHVVLEENRRLYNEVQELKGNIRVYCRIRPFLPGQNNRQTSIEYIGENGEMVVANPFKQGKDSHRLFKFNKVFGQAATQEEVFLDTRPLIRSILDGYNVCIFAYGQTGSGKTYTMSGPSITSKEDWGVNYRALNDLFLLTQSRQNTVVYEVGVQMVEIYNEQVRDILSDGGSSRRLGIWNTALPNGLAVPDASMHCVRSTEDVLELMNIGLMNRIVGATALNERSSRSHCVLSVHVRGVDVETDSVLRGSLHLVDLAGSERVDRSEATGDRLKEAQHINKSLSALGDVIFALAHKNPHVPYRNSKLTQVLQSSLGGQAKTLMFVQVNPDGDSYAETVSTLKFAERVSGVELGAAKSNKEGRDVRQLMEQVSNLKDVIAKKDEELQNFQKLKGNNATVLKRGLSNLRLVGPSSPRRHSIGASPNARRGKASGLFGRGTSDVDNCSEYSSKHSDSGSQHSSDERKHRRDFHQPPKFAGGAKGIDFDDEDVELVGLADADSEDRLSDISDSCLSMGTETDGSISSAVELTLFPETAKPLEITERPEAQMTSEKPEKSVKMGKTDPKDSRSTIPSKIPKQTLKPPGQTRPSRLSIATSSSSKVLTGAKRPTVSTSSSAKPLNRKR; the protein is encoded by the exons ATGAGCAGTCGTCTGGGACAGGACGCCAATATGAATGGTGTCTATGTTCGTTCAGATGGATCTAGCATTCTGAGTTTCGACGGATCAGAAAGCCGTGAAAGTATGAATGATGATAATAAGAAAG GTCATCAGAGTTTGGTGGAGTGGTTAAATGAGACTCTTCCTTATTTGAAGTTACCATGGGAAGCTTCAGAGGATGAACTGAGAGTATGCTTGAGGGATGGAACTGTATTGTGTAGCCTTTTAAATCAGCTTAGTCCTGGCTCAATGAGAATG GGAGGCAGCTTTGAGCCTGCTAGTATAAAAATTGAACGGTTTCTGACTGCTATGGATGAAATGGCCCTGCCTAGGTTCGAAGTTTCAGACATAGAAcag gGCGAAATGGTGCCAGTTTTACAGTCCCTTAAGGCGCTTAAAGCAAGTTTTTCCGATGGTAGTTATGATAAGAATTCACTATCTGCAAGGAGGCGATGGAGCCTGCCAGAGGACCACTCAGATTCGAGAGGGGATGAGCGCAACTTTACTGATGAATTCCAGTCGAAGGAAGGCTCTGAGATTGATATATCTGATGCTAAAATTTCGGAATTACTTAAATCAAACAGTTTACGA AACGCTCCTACTAGGTCACTGTTTGACATGCTGGATAAGCTTCTAGATGAGAGTATGACGAAAATGAATGGACATGTGTCTCAT GCTATGGCATCTCTCTTGAGCGCGCTTGTGCAAGTGATTGAACAGAGAATCTCAAATCAAGCTGATAACCTAAAGAAC caaaatatactctttagggTACGTGAAGAAAAATACAGGTCAAGAATAAAGGTCTTAGAAACCTTGGCAGCTGGGACAACAAAGGAAAACGAG ATTGTTACGAACTGTATGGAGCATATAAAG CTTGAGAAAAACAGaatagaagagagagaaaggtcaGAAGAAAAGGATGTGGTGAGACTGAGAAAGGAAAAAGAGCGCAGTGATGCTGAGATTCGCAAGCTGAAGCAGGAACTCAAAGTGGTGAAAGAGACACATGAAAACCAATGCTTGGATTTAGAAGCAAAAGCACAAAAAACTAGAGACGAATTGGAGAAGAAGTTAAGAGATGCGGAGTTACATGTTGTAGATTCCAGTAGGAAGGTGAAAGAACTTGAGAAGCTGTGCCAATCTAAATCTCAAAGATGGGAGAAAAAAGAATGTATCTATCAAAACTTTATAGACAACCATTCTGGAGCATTGCAG GAGCTGAATGCTACTTCCATGTCTATAAAACATGAAGTATTAATGACACAGAGGAAATACTTTGAGGATCTAAATTACTATG GTTTGAAGCTCAAAGGAGTGGCTGATGCAGCAAAAAATTACCATGTGGTCCTTGAAGAAAATCGAAGACTCTACAATGAAGTGCAAGAATTGAAAG GAAATATTAGAGTCTATTGTCGGATAAGACCATTCCTTCCAGGGCAAAACAATAGACAGACAAGTATAGAGTACATTGGTGAGAATGGTGAAATGGTGGTTGCGAATCCCTTTAAGCAAGGGAAAGATAGCCATAGGttgtttaaatttaacaaagtttTCGGTCAGGCGGCAACTCAAG AGGAGGTTTTCCTAGATACTCGACCATTAATTCGATCAATTCTAGATGGCTACAATGTTTGTATATTTGCCTATGGTCAGACGGGTTCTGGTAAAACTTATACAATG AGTGGGCCAAGCATCACTTCAAAAGAAGATTGGGGTGTCAATTATAGAGCTCTGAATGATTTGTTTCTCTTAACTCAGAGTAGACAAAACACTGTCGTGTATGAAGTTGGTGTTCAAATGGTGGAGATATATAACGAGCAAGTTCGTGACATACTTTCAGATGGTGGCTCCAGTCGAAG ATTAGGGATTTGGAACACTGCTTTACCAAATGGGCTAGCAGTCCCTGATGCAAGCATGCATTGTGTGAG ATCAACTGAAGATGTGCTTGAGCTGATGAATATTGGATTAATGAACAGAATCGTAGGGGCTACAGCTCTCAATGAAAGAAGCAGTAGATCACACTG TGTTCTTTCTGTTCATGTGCGTGGTGTCGATGTGGAAACGGACTCAGTTTTGCGTGGTAGTTTACATTTAGTTGATCTCGCGGGAAGTGAAAGAGTTGATCGCTCTGAGGCTACCGGAGATAGGCTCAAGGAAGCTCAACATATCAACAAATCGCTCTCAGCCCTTGGAGACGTCATCTTTGCTTTAGCACACAAGAACCCTCATGTTCCCTACAGAAACAGCAAATTGACTCAAGTCCTTCAAAGTTCCTTGG GAGGACAAGCCAAAACTCTTATGTTTGTCCAAGTCAATCCTGATGGAGACTCATATGCTGAGACCGTAAGCACATTGAAATTCGCGGAAAGGGTTTCTGGTGTGGAGTTAGGTGCTGCAAAAAGTAATAAAGAGGGTAGAGATGTAAGACAACTCATGGAACag GTATCGAATTTGAAGGATGTAATTGCTAAAAAAGATGAAGAGCTTCAGAATTTTCAGAAGCTAAAAGGTAATAATGCAACAGTCCTGAAACGTGGTTTAAGCAATTTAAGGTTGGTGGGACCTTCTTCACCTAGACGACATTCTATTGGAGCTTCACCAAATGCTCGTCGAGGAAAGGCCTCTGGTTTATTTGGAAGAGGGACCTCAGATGTTGACAACTGCTCCGAATATAGTAGCAAGCATTCTGATTCTGGTTCACAACATTCATCAGATGAACGTAAACATCGAAGGGATTTTCACCAACCACCTAAATTTGCTGGCGGGGCAAAaggaattgattttgatgatgaagatgttgaaCTCGTAGGCCTTGCAGATGCAGATTCTGAGGACAGATTGAGTGATATCTCTGATAGTTGTCTTTCAATGGGAACAGAAACTGATGGATCCATATCCAGTGCGGTGGAGTTGACTCTTTTCCCTGAAACTGCTAAGCCTCTTGAAATAACCGAACGACCTGAAGCACAGATGACCTCTGAGAAACCTGAGAAATCAGTGAAAATGGGTAAAACCGACCCAAAAGACAG CAGAAGTACTATTCCATCAAAAATTCCGAAGCAGACCTTGAAACCACCAGGCCAAACCAGACCTTCTCGTCTGTCAATTGCCACTAGCTCATCCTCAAAGGTTTTAACAG GTGCTAAAAGACCAACAGTTAGCACTTCATCTTCAGCAAAACCACTCAACAGAAAGCGGTGA
- the LOC104703985 gene encoding kinesin-like protein KIN-14G isoform X3, translating into MSSRLGQDANMNGVYVRSDGSSILSFDGSESRESMNDDNKKGHQSLVEWLNETLPYLKLPWEASEDELRVCLRDGTVLCSLLNQLSPGSMRMGGSFEPASIKIERFLTAMDEMALPRFEVSDIEQGEMVPVLQSLKALKASFSDGSYDKNSLSARRRWSLPEDHSDSRGDERNFTDEFQSKEGSEIDISDAKISELLKSNSLRNAPTRSLFDMLDKLLDESMTKMNGHVSHAMASLLSALVQVIEQRISNQADNLKNQNILFRVREEKYRSRIKVLETLAAGTTKENEIVTNCMEHIKLEKNRIEERERSEEKDVVRLRKEKERSDAEIRKLKQELKVVKETHENQCLDLEAKAQKTRDELEKKLRDAELHVVDSSRKVKELEKLCQSKSQRWEKKECIYQNFIDNHSGALQELNATSMSIKHEVLMTQRKYFEDLNYYGLKLKGVADAAKNYHVVLEENRRLYNEVQELKGNIRVYCRIRPFLPGQNNRQTSIEYIGENGEMVVANPFKQGKDSHRLFKFNKVFGQAATQEEVFLDTRPLIRSILDGYNVCIFAYGQTGSGKTYTMSGPSITSKEDWGVNYRALNDLFLLTQSRQNTVVYEVGVQMVEIYNEQVRDILSDGGSSRRLGIWNTALPNGLAVPDASMHCVRSTEDVLELMNIGLMNRIVGATALNERSSRSHCVLSVHVRGVDVETDSVLRGSLHLVDLAGSERVDRSEATGDRLKEAQHINKSLSALGDVIFALAHKNPHVPYRNSKLTQVLQSSLGGQAKTLMFVQVNPDGDSYAETVSTLKFAERVSGVELGAAKSNKEGRDVRQLMEQVSNLKDVIAKKDEELQNFQKLKGNNATVLKRGLSNLRLVGPSSPRRHSIGASPNARRGKASGLFGRGTSDVDNCSEYSSKHSDSGSQHSSDERKHRRDFHQPPKFAGGAKGIDFDDEDVELVGLADADSEDRLSDISDSCLSMGTETDGSISSAVELTLFPETAKPLEITERPEAQMTSEKPEKSVKMGKTDPKDRSTIPSKIPKQTLKPPGQTRPSRLSIATSSSSKVLTGAKRPTVSTSSSAKPLNRKR; encoded by the exons ATGAGCAGTCGTCTGGGACAGGACGCCAATATGAATGGTGTCTATGTTCGTTCAGATGGATCTAGCATTCTGAGTTTCGACGGATCAGAAAGCCGTGAAAGTATGAATGATGATAATAAGAAAG GTCATCAGAGTTTGGTGGAGTGGTTAAATGAGACTCTTCCTTATTTGAAGTTACCATGGGAAGCTTCAGAGGATGAACTGAGAGTATGCTTGAGGGATGGAACTGTATTGTGTAGCCTTTTAAATCAGCTTAGTCCTGGCTCAATGAGAATG GGAGGCAGCTTTGAGCCTGCTAGTATAAAAATTGAACGGTTTCTGACTGCTATGGATGAAATGGCCCTGCCTAGGTTCGAAGTTTCAGACATAGAAcag gGCGAAATGGTGCCAGTTTTACAGTCCCTTAAGGCGCTTAAAGCAAGTTTTTCCGATGGTAGTTATGATAAGAATTCACTATCTGCAAGGAGGCGATGGAGCCTGCCAGAGGACCACTCAGATTCGAGAGGGGATGAGCGCAACTTTACTGATGAATTCCAGTCGAAGGAAGGCTCTGAGATTGATATATCTGATGCTAAAATTTCGGAATTACTTAAATCAAACAGTTTACGA AACGCTCCTACTAGGTCACTGTTTGACATGCTGGATAAGCTTCTAGATGAGAGTATGACGAAAATGAATGGACATGTGTCTCAT GCTATGGCATCTCTCTTGAGCGCGCTTGTGCAAGTGATTGAACAGAGAATCTCAAATCAAGCTGATAACCTAAAGAAC caaaatatactctttagggTACGTGAAGAAAAATACAGGTCAAGAATAAAGGTCTTAGAAACCTTGGCAGCTGGGACAACAAAGGAAAACGAG ATTGTTACGAACTGTATGGAGCATATAAAG CTTGAGAAAAACAGaatagaagagagagaaaggtcaGAAGAAAAGGATGTGGTGAGACTGAGAAAGGAAAAAGAGCGCAGTGATGCTGAGATTCGCAAGCTGAAGCAGGAACTCAAAGTGGTGAAAGAGACACATGAAAACCAATGCTTGGATTTAGAAGCAAAAGCACAAAAAACTAGAGACGAATTGGAGAAGAAGTTAAGAGATGCGGAGTTACATGTTGTAGATTCCAGTAGGAAGGTGAAAGAACTTGAGAAGCTGTGCCAATCTAAATCTCAAAGATGGGAGAAAAAAGAATGTATCTATCAAAACTTTATAGACAACCATTCTGGAGCATTGCAG GAGCTGAATGCTACTTCCATGTCTATAAAACATGAAGTATTAATGACACAGAGGAAATACTTTGAGGATCTAAATTACTATG GTTTGAAGCTCAAAGGAGTGGCTGATGCAGCAAAAAATTACCATGTGGTCCTTGAAGAAAATCGAAGACTCTACAATGAAGTGCAAGAATTGAAAG GAAATATTAGAGTCTATTGTCGGATAAGACCATTCCTTCCAGGGCAAAACAATAGACAGACAAGTATAGAGTACATTGGTGAGAATGGTGAAATGGTGGTTGCGAATCCCTTTAAGCAAGGGAAAGATAGCCATAGGttgtttaaatttaacaaagtttTCGGTCAGGCGGCAACTCAAG AGGAGGTTTTCCTAGATACTCGACCATTAATTCGATCAATTCTAGATGGCTACAATGTTTGTATATTTGCCTATGGTCAGACGGGTTCTGGTAAAACTTATACAATG AGTGGGCCAAGCATCACTTCAAAAGAAGATTGGGGTGTCAATTATAGAGCTCTGAATGATTTGTTTCTCTTAACTCAGAGTAGACAAAACACTGTCGTGTATGAAGTTGGTGTTCAAATGGTGGAGATATATAACGAGCAAGTTCGTGACATACTTTCAGATGGTGGCTCCAGTCGAAG ATTAGGGATTTGGAATACTGCTTTACCAAATGGGCTAGCAGTCCCGGATGCAAGCATGCATTGTGTGAGATCAACTGAAGATGTGCTTGAGCTGATGAATATTGGATTAATGAACAGAATCGTAGGGGCTACAGCTCTCAATGAAAGAAGCAGTAGATCACACTG TGTTCTTTCTGTTCATGTGCGTGGTGTCGATGTGGAAACGGACTCAGTTTTGCGTGGTAGTTTACATTTAGTTGATCTCGCGGGAAGTGAAAGAGTTGATCGCTCTGAGGCTACCGGAGATAGGCTCAAGGAAGCTCAACATATCAACAAATCGCTCTCAGCCCTTGGAGACGTCATCTTTGCTTTAGCACACAAGAACCCTCATGTTCCCTACAGAAACAGCAAATTGACTCAAGTCCTTCAAAGTTCCTTGG GAGGACAAGCCAAAACTCTTATGTTTGTCCAAGTCAATCCTGATGGAGACTCATATGCTGAGACCGTAAGCACATTGAAATTCGCGGAAAGGGTTTCTGGTGTGGAGTTAGGTGCTGCAAAAAGTAATAAAGAGGGTAGAGATGTAAGACAACTCATGGAACag GTATCGAATTTGAAGGATGTAATTGCTAAAAAAGATGAAGAGCTTCAGAATTTTCAGAAGCTAAAAGGTAATAATGCAACAGTCCTGAAACGTGGTTTAAGCAATTTAAGGTTGGTGGGACCTTCTTCACCTAGACGACATTCTATTGGAGCTTCACCAAATGCTCGTCGAGGAAAGGCCTCTGGTTTATTTGGAAGAGGGACCTCAGATGTTGACAACTGCTCCGAATATAGTAGCAAGCATTCTGATTCTGGTTCACAACATTCATCAGATGAACGTAAACATCGAAGGGATTTTCACCAACCACCTAAATTTGCTGGCGGGGCAAAaggaattgattttgatgatgaagatgttgaaCTCGTAGGCCTTGCAGATGCAGATTCTGAGGACAGATTGAGTGATATCTCTGATAGTTGTCTTTCAATGGGAACAGAAACTGATGGATCCATATCCAGTGCGGTGGAGTTGACTCTTTTCCCTGAAACTGCTAAGCCTCTTGAAATAACCGAACGACCTGAAGCACAGATGACCTCTGAGAAACCTGAGAAATCAGTGAAAATGGGTAAAACCGACCCAAAAGACAG AAGTACTATTCCATCAAAAATTCCGAAGCAGACCTTGAAACCACCAGGCCAAACCAGACCTTCTCGTCTGTCAATTGCCACTAGCTCATCCTCAAAGGTTTTAACAG GTGCTAAAAGACCAACAGTTAGCACTTCATCTTCAGCAAAACCACTCAACAGAAAGCGGTGA
- the LOC104703985 gene encoding kinesin-like protein KIN-14G isoform X1 has protein sequence MSSRLGQDANMNGVYVRSDGSSILSFDGSESRESMNDDNKKGHQSLVEWLNETLPYLKLPWEASEDELRVCLRDGTVLCSLLNQLSPGSMRMGGSFEPASIKIERFLTAMDEMALPRFEVSDIEQGEMVPVLQSLKALKASFSDGSYDKNSLSARRRWSLPEDHSDSRGDERNFTDEFQSKEGSEIDISDAKISELLKSNSLRNAPTRSLFDMLDKLLDESMTKMNGHVSHAMASLLSALVQVIEQRISNQADNLKNQNILFRVREEKYRSRIKVLETLAAGTTKENEIVTNCMEHIKLEKNRIEERERSEEKDVVRLRKEKERSDAEIRKLKQELKVVKETHENQCLDLEAKAQKTRDELEKKLRDAELHVVDSSRKVKELEKLCQSKSQRWEKKECIYQNFIDNHSGALQELNATSMSIKHEVLMTQRKYFEDLNYYGLKLKGVADAAKNYHVVLEENRRLYNEVQELKGNIRVYCRIRPFLPGQNNRQTSIEYIGENGEMVVANPFKQGKDSHRLFKFNKVFGQAATQEEVFLDTRPLIRSILDGYNVCIFAYGQTGSGKTYTMSGPSITSKEDWGVNYRALNDLFLLTQSRQNTVVYEVGVQMVEIYNEQVRDILSDGGSSRRLGIWNTALPNGLAVPDASMHCVRSTEDVLELMNIGLMNRIVGATALNERSSRSHCVLSVHVRGVDVETDSVLRGSLHLVDLAGSERVDRSEATGDRLKEAQHINKSLSALGDVIFALAHKNPHVPYRNSKLTQVLQSSLGGQAKTLMFVQVNPDGDSYAETVSTLKFAERVSGVELGAAKSNKEGRDVRQLMEQVSNLKDVIAKKDEELQNFQKLKGNNATVLKRGLSNLRLVGPSSPRRHSIGASPNARRGKASGLFGRGTSDVDNCSEYSSKHSDSGSQHSSDERKHRRDFHQPPKFAGGAKGIDFDDEDVELVGLADADSEDRLSDISDSCLSMGTETDGSISSAVELTLFPETAKPLEITERPEAQMTSEKPEKSVKMGKTDPKDSRSTIPSKIPKQTLKPPGQTRPSRLSIATSSSSKVLTGAKRPTVSTSSSAKPLNRKR, from the exons ATGAGCAGTCGTCTGGGACAGGACGCCAATATGAATGGTGTCTATGTTCGTTCAGATGGATCTAGCATTCTGAGTTTCGACGGATCAGAAAGCCGTGAAAGTATGAATGATGATAATAAGAAAG GTCATCAGAGTTTGGTGGAGTGGTTAAATGAGACTCTTCCTTATTTGAAGTTACCATGGGAAGCTTCAGAGGATGAACTGAGAGTATGCTTGAGGGATGGAACTGTATTGTGTAGCCTTTTAAATCAGCTTAGTCCTGGCTCAATGAGAATG GGAGGCAGCTTTGAGCCTGCTAGTATAAAAATTGAACGGTTTCTGACTGCTATGGATGAAATGGCCCTGCCTAGGTTCGAAGTTTCAGACATAGAAcag gGCGAAATGGTGCCAGTTTTACAGTCCCTTAAGGCGCTTAAAGCAAGTTTTTCCGATGGTAGTTATGATAAGAATTCACTATCTGCAAGGAGGCGATGGAGCCTGCCAGAGGACCACTCAGATTCGAGAGGGGATGAGCGCAACTTTACTGATGAATTCCAGTCGAAGGAAGGCTCTGAGATTGATATATCTGATGCTAAAATTTCGGAATTACTTAAATCAAACAGTTTACGA AACGCTCCTACTAGGTCACTGTTTGACATGCTGGATAAGCTTCTAGATGAGAGTATGACGAAAATGAATGGACATGTGTCTCAT GCTATGGCATCTCTCTTGAGCGCGCTTGTGCAAGTGATTGAACAGAGAATCTCAAATCAAGCTGATAACCTAAAGAAC caaaatatactctttagggTACGTGAAGAAAAATACAGGTCAAGAATAAAGGTCTTAGAAACCTTGGCAGCTGGGACAACAAAGGAAAACGAG ATTGTTACGAACTGTATGGAGCATATAAAG CTTGAGAAAAACAGaatagaagagagagaaaggtcaGAAGAAAAGGATGTGGTGAGACTGAGAAAGGAAAAAGAGCGCAGTGATGCTGAGATTCGCAAGCTGAAGCAGGAACTCAAAGTGGTGAAAGAGACACATGAAAACCAATGCTTGGATTTAGAAGCAAAAGCACAAAAAACTAGAGACGAATTGGAGAAGAAGTTAAGAGATGCGGAGTTACATGTTGTAGATTCCAGTAGGAAGGTGAAAGAACTTGAGAAGCTGTGCCAATCTAAATCTCAAAGATGGGAGAAAAAAGAATGTATCTATCAAAACTTTATAGACAACCATTCTGGAGCATTGCAG GAGCTGAATGCTACTTCCATGTCTATAAAACATGAAGTATTAATGACACAGAGGAAATACTTTGAGGATCTAAATTACTATG GTTTGAAGCTCAAAGGAGTGGCTGATGCAGCAAAAAATTACCATGTGGTCCTTGAAGAAAATCGAAGACTCTACAATGAAGTGCAAGAATTGAAAG GAAATATTAGAGTCTATTGTCGGATAAGACCATTCCTTCCAGGGCAAAACAATAGACAGACAAGTATAGAGTACATTGGTGAGAATGGTGAAATGGTGGTTGCGAATCCCTTTAAGCAAGGGAAAGATAGCCATAGGttgtttaaatttaacaaagtttTCGGTCAGGCGGCAACTCAAG AGGAGGTTTTCCTAGATACTCGACCATTAATTCGATCAATTCTAGATGGCTACAATGTTTGTATATTTGCCTATGGTCAGACGGGTTCTGGTAAAACTTATACAATG AGTGGGCCAAGCATCACTTCAAAAGAAGATTGGGGTGTCAATTATAGAGCTCTGAATGATTTGTTTCTCTTAACTCAGAGTAGACAAAACACTGTCGTGTATGAAGTTGGTGTTCAAATGGTGGAGATATATAACGAGCAAGTTCGTGACATACTTTCAGATGGTGGCTCCAGTCGAAG ATTAGGGATTTGGAATACTGCTTTACCAAATGGGCTAGCAGTCCCGGATGCAAGCATGCATTGTGTGAGATCAACTGAAGATGTGCTTGAGCTGATGAATATTGGATTAATGAACAGAATCGTAGGGGCTACAGCTCTCAATGAAAGAAGCAGTAGATCACACTG TGTTCTTTCTGTTCATGTGCGTGGTGTCGATGTGGAAACGGACTCAGTTTTGCGTGGTAGTTTACATTTAGTTGATCTCGCGGGAAGTGAAAGAGTTGATCGCTCTGAGGCTACCGGAGATAGGCTCAAGGAAGCTCAACATATCAACAAATCGCTCTCAGCCCTTGGAGACGTCATCTTTGCTTTAGCACACAAGAACCCTCATGTTCCCTACAGAAACAGCAAATTGACTCAAGTCCTTCAAAGTTCCTTGG GAGGACAAGCCAAAACTCTTATGTTTGTCCAAGTCAATCCTGATGGAGACTCATATGCTGAGACCGTAAGCACATTGAAATTCGCGGAAAGGGTTTCTGGTGTGGAGTTAGGTGCTGCAAAAAGTAATAAAGAGGGTAGAGATGTAAGACAACTCATGGAACag GTATCGAATTTGAAGGATGTAATTGCTAAAAAAGATGAAGAGCTTCAGAATTTTCAGAAGCTAAAAGGTAATAATGCAACAGTCCTGAAACGTGGTTTAAGCAATTTAAGGTTGGTGGGACCTTCTTCACCTAGACGACATTCTATTGGAGCTTCACCAAATGCTCGTCGAGGAAAGGCCTCTGGTTTATTTGGAAGAGGGACCTCAGATGTTGACAACTGCTCCGAATATAGTAGCAAGCATTCTGATTCTGGTTCACAACATTCATCAGATGAACGTAAACATCGAAGGGATTTTCACCAACCACCTAAATTTGCTGGCGGGGCAAAaggaattgattttgatgatgaagatgttgaaCTCGTAGGCCTTGCAGATGCAGATTCTGAGGACAGATTGAGTGATATCTCTGATAGTTGTCTTTCAATGGGAACAGAAACTGATGGATCCATATCCAGTGCGGTGGAGTTGACTCTTTTCCCTGAAACTGCTAAGCCTCTTGAAATAACCGAACGACCTGAAGCACAGATGACCTCTGAGAAACCTGAGAAATCAGTGAAAATGGGTAAAACCGACCCAAAAGACAG CAGAAGTACTATTCCATCAAAAATTCCGAAGCAGACCTTGAAACCACCAGGCCAAACCAGACCTTCTCGTCTGTCAATTGCCACTAGCTCATCCTCAAAGGTTTTAACAG GTGCTAAAAGACCAACAGTTAGCACTTCATCTTCAGCAAAACCACTCAACAGAAAGCGGTGA